In Poecile atricapillus isolate bPoeAtr1 chromosome 37, bPoeAtr1.hap1, whole genome shotgun sequence, the genomic stretch tcccaccttggccccccaaattccccctgagacccctcccagcccccccaaattCTACCCTTGAATTCCACAATTCCTtccagaacccccaaaactctcccaaatttccccaaaatcccctcccagccccccaaatcccctcaaatcccatcccagccccccaaaacccctgaaaccccctcccagccccccaaaatccctccaaaaccttcccaaatcccctcccagcccctccaaatcccatcccagccccccaaatccccccaaatcccatcccagcccccccaaaatcccctcccagcctcccaAACCTCATCTcagcccccccaaagccccccaaatcccctcccatccccccaaactccaccccagccccccaaatcccctcccagtcccccaaatcccctctcagaccccccaaaaccccctcccagccccctcaaatcccctcaaatcccatcccagccccccaaatcccatcccagcccccccaaagcccctccaatccccccaaagcccctccaatccccccaaagcccctccaaatcccctcaaatcccctcccagccccctcaaatcccatcccagcccctccaaatcccctcccagacccccaaattccctcccagcccccccaaatcccctcccagcccccgtACCCCAGTTTTTGGTTCAGCAGCCGTTTCTCCTTGGCCGCCGCCAGTTTCTCGCGGATTTCCTCGCGCTGCCGCAGCGCCAGGGGATTGATCACCTCGGCTGCCACCGGGTCCTCCTTGGTGCCAGCCTCTGCCCGGGGGGAGCACCCcgaaatcagccccaaaatcagccccaaaatcacaacaggacaccccaaaatcggcCCCAAAATCACAACAGGACACCCTGAAATCGGCCCCAAAATCGgccccaaaatcagcacaggacaccccaaaatcggccccaaaatcagccccaaaattgGCCCCTAAATCACAACAGAACACCCCGAAATTGGCCCCAATGTCAGCCCCAAAGTCGGCAAAATtagccccaaaatcagccccaaaatcgGCCCCAAAATCGGCCCCAAAATCGGCCCCTAAATCACAACAGGACACCCCGAAATCGGCCCCagaatcagccccaaaatcacaacaggacaccccaaaatcagccccaaaatcagccccaaatcagccccaaatcagccccaaaatcacaacaggacaccccaaaatcagccccaaaatcagccccaaaattgGCCCCAAAATCACAACAGGACACCCcgaaatcagccccaaaatcagccccaaacaccccaaaaccagccccaaacaccccaaaatcagccccaaacaccccaaaatcagccccaaacaccccaaaaccagccccagacaccccaaaatcccccaaatctggGTTTTCCCGCTCACCTTTCTTCACCGTGCTGGTTTCCAGTGGTTTGAGCCCCAGTTTGGCGCGGAGTTTACTGGGAATGGGAGAAGGGGGTcaggggaggggtcccaggggggatttttggggtggggggaccccaaatttgggggatttttgggggaaactCGAGGGGTCTCACTTGGTTTCTTCCACGCTCAAGGAGGATTCGGCTGCTGTGGATTTAGGAGCGGCTAAAGGGGTAATTAATGAATTATTAATGATTAATTAGCGGAGGGGAGATGCAGTGATGCTCCCTAAAGTGCTGGAACACAAAAATCCGCaccagagaccccaaaatctcctttaatacccccaaaattctcatttaaaaccccaaaatctgctttaacccccccaaaattcccctttaaccccacaaaattcccctttAACACCACAAAATCCCCtttaaaccccccaaattctcttttaaccccccaaatctcctttAACGCTCTGAAATTCTCCTTTAACCCCTCAAAATCACTCTtaaccccccaaaatcatctttaagccccccaaaattcccctttaaccccacaaaattctcatTTAACCCCCTAAAATCCGCTTTAACCCCCTGAAATTGTCCTTTAAGCCCCCCAAAATTCTTCtttaacccccccaaaatcccctttaaccccccaaattctcttttaacccccaaaattctcctttaggccccccaaaatcctctttaacaccccccaaatccccccccgcCCTCACCGggctcctcccgctcctccttcctctccctcttggCTCTCCGCTCGTTCTCGGAGCCTCCCCGGCCATGGCCGCTCCTCCCGGGCTCCTCAGGGCCTCCGCGCCGGGAGGAACCGGAGCCTCCCCCGGAGCCCCCGCGCTCCCCCCGGGAGCGACTGCGCTtcccccgccgctccccgccgcgGTGCCGGTGTTTGCGGTGCtcgcggggccgccccgcgcTGCCGCCTCCGCCCGTCCCGGCCGCTCCCGGAGTCTCCTCGGCCGCCTcggccccgccgcgctcccggTGCTTCTTCGAGGCGCCCATGGCCGCGCCGCCACTTCCGGGAGAGAGCGGGACTTCCGCTCGTTGCCATAGCGACGCTTCCGGTGCTCGGCTACTTCCGGCGGAGCGCGGCGCTGATTGGCTGATCTTTAGGCGGGACCTTGAGGGCGCTGTGGGATGAACCATTATGGGCGCGGAGGTGGGAGCGGGGTGATTGTGGCGCCGTCCTGTCCCGCCACAAAGGGCTGGAAACCTCCGGAGGAGGCACCGGGGATCTTCCTACGCGGCTGCCGGTGAGGAGGCCCCGTGAGGACCGCCGGATGGGGGAGCCCGTAAATAGCGCACCCCCGGGGTACAACAAAATGGAGGCGCCCAGCGGAGATGAATAGAGACCGTCCTAAGAGCAAAATGGCGGCTGCTTGGGGGTGCAGCAAAATGGCGGCGCATGGGGGGGACCCCGAAAAGGACGGGGGTGTCGAGAACCCTCCGGGAGAAGAAAACGGGCGCGCCCCCCATAAGTGGCGTCCCGCTGAAGTGTGATGGGAGTCAAAGACTCCAAAATGCGCCCTCCGGGGCTCGGTCCCGCCCCGTTCGCCCCGGGCCGTGTCCGGTTCCCCCCCCCCAGCCTCGTGGCCTTTGATCCACCCGGCCCGGGCGCCTCAGCGGCGCCGGGGGCGGCTCTGGGGGCGTGGCCACAGCcggggtgggcgtggcctgggCCGGGTATAAAAGGCTGAGCCGGGCGTCCCACTCCCGTCACGAGGATCGCGCGGAGGTAGCGGCGGCCCTGAGGGGGTGCGGGGCTCCGAGGGGAATTTCTGGGGTGCGGCAGCAAATTTTGGCTTCCCCGTGAGAATATCGGGGTGCCCAGGGGTTCCTGAAGTGCGCGGGAGGGGCTCGAGATCCCCCTGCAAGGGCAGATTTGGGTGTTCAAGGAGGGGCCCCGTGAAGGCGCTGGGGGAGGCCGCGAGACCTTGAAAGACTTCGGGGCCTTCTGGGGCCCCTTGTgacggttttggggtcccccggGGGTTTTTATGCCCAAGAGGAGTTTGAAACCTTTCCTAAGAGCATTTTAGGGGGATACcggagaggttttggggtgcgAGCCGCACCTTGGGATCTCTTGAAGGGGCAAAGTTGGGGTTCAAAGTCCCCCTTGAGGGcgtttgggggggggggggaaggtcCAACTCCTCCCGAACCCTTTTGGGGTTCCCTGAGGCAGCGGGGGGGGATATCCCTGAATATTTTGGGGTGTGATTTATCGGGCAGATGGAGCCCGAGTCGCCGCCCCGGGATCTGGAGCTGTCGGCGCTGGAGGCCGAGAAGGAGCCGATGGCGGCGGCCGAGGCGGAGCCGCAGCGGCCCCGTCCCCACCGCGACCCCATCCCGCCCCCGGAATCGCAGCCGGGCAGCGAGAAGAACGGGCTGGTGATGAAAATCCCCCCcgaagaagaggaagaagcgGCTTTAGGGGGAGCCGAAGCTTCGGGGAGCCCCAAATTCACGGGCTTGGGCaaagaggagctgctgagggaggcCGGGACGGCGCCCTGGGCCCGGGCCCGGATGGTTCTGCTCGTGCTGTTTTGGCTGGGCTGGCTCGGGATGTTGGGAGCCGCTGCTGCCATCGTGGCCCAGGCCCCTCgctgccagcccctgccctccAAAGCCTGGTGGGAGCTCGGGGCGCTCTACAGAGCACCCCCAAAAGCCTTCGGGGGGAACCTGAAAGGTGAGGGGTTGGTCTCgtgaagggtttgggggggtcttgagaagtttggggggtcccctgGGGGAGTTTGAGGGGTCCTGTGGTGGCCCTGGGAAGTTTGGGGGTCCCTAGAGGGAGTTCAGGGAGTCTCCAgccgggatttggggaggtttgtgatgttttttaaagttttggggggatcccaggagggtttggggctCCCCTGGGAGCCTGTAGTGGGGGGAGGCCCCATTAAGGGACCCCCAAAAGGAATCCAAggctggttttttgggggggattaaTTTCAGTGCCCCCCAGCACCTGTCAGGAGGGTCCTGGGGTTTCTTCCCAGGAGGAATTCCCAAAAACAGCCACAGGATCAGACAGGACCCGCCATCCCTGCTTAAAATGGCCTGGGGGGGAAGTGACTCAGCAATTTGGGGGCATCCCCCCCactttgggggagttttgggatcTCTGGAGCTCCCCAAAACCTGAGGGAGCCCCCAAATCTTGGGGATTTTGGAGCTTTCCCCGACTCTGGGGTGATCTGTGGGATCCTGGGAGGACTTTTTGGGACCcctgggtcagttttggggtcccagggggggattttggggtgttggggTTGCTCtgttgggtcagatttggggttcagcccctttcttttttcctcctccaggtgTGGAGAAACGTTTGGGGTACCTGAGGGACAAGCTGCAGATGGGGGGGGTGGTGCTGGGTCCCCTGTACCCCCCAAAAGCTCCAGGAGCCAAAATCCCCGCGCTGAAGGAGCTGgacccagccctgggcaccatGCAGGACTTCTCTGCCCTCCTGGAGGAGGCCAAGAGCGAaggtgggaccccaaaactggggagagggaccccaaaactgggatggggggggggatACAGTGGAgaggaaccccaaaattggggtgAAATGATGGATGGGGGGAGGCAGAGTGGGGTGAGAGCCTAaatttgggggagggggagcGTGGAATTTAATGTGGGGGCACAGAAGTgggggggacacccccagaATTGGATGGGGGGGGGATTAAAGGGCTGAGAATGTGGCGGGGTGGGGGCTGAATTTGGGGGTTCTCAGGGTTGGGTGTTTGGAGGGGGATCCCCAGTAATTGTGGGGGGGTTCTGTGAtgctggggggggtttgggggtgccctgacccccccattttccctcccctcccccagcacTGAAGGTGATCGTGGACCTGACCCCGAACCCCTCCGAGGATCGAGTCTGGGGGGCTGCGGCCAACGACAAGGACGTGCACCAGCAGGTCCaggtgggtctgggggggctgtggggtgggagtggggggctgggggagccctggggtgggagtggggggctgggggagccccccctgaccccccctgtgcccccctaGGCTGCCCTGAGCCATTGGCTGAAGGAGGACATTGCTGGAATCTTCCTGGACGGCATCGAGGAGCTGCCggtgaggggaggaggggacacaccatgaattggggaggggttttggggggctctgggtgaCCCCCCAGtgtttggggggctctgggtgaCCCCCCAtgacccccccgtgtccccccagcccgATGTGGTGGCCCAGTGGAGGAACCTGACGGAGCATCAGCCCAGCCCCAGCGGCGTGGCCAGGTCtgacccccccctcccccccaaaactcACTGAGCCCCCCCAAATCTGCTCCCCCCCATCCCAGCACTGACCCCCCCCTGCTTTGGGCTCCTTccaaaccccatttttggggtgctcCCTTGATCCCCCTgcccgtttttggggtgctc encodes the following:
- the LOC131591147 gene encoding 4F2 cell-surface antigen heavy chain-like, encoding MEPESPPRDLELSALEAEKEPMAAAEAEPQRPRPHRDPIPPPESQPGSEKNGLVMKIPPEEEEEAALGGAEASGSPKFTGLGKEELLREAGTAPWARARMVLLVLFWLGWLGMLGAAAAIVAQAPRCQPLPSKAWWELGALYRAPPKAFGGNLKGVEKRLGYLRDKLQMGGVVLGPLYPPKAPGAKIPALKELDPALGTMQDFSALLEEAKSEALKVIVDLTPNPSEDRVWGAAANDKDVHQQVQAALSHWLKEDIAGIFLDGIEELPPDVVAQWRNLTEHQPSPSGVARVLVGGTRLEEPWKVPRDPQGPQLLVGPFLRLLEPKPEAESPEGAIRDLLSFLNSPNSSSVGLGWSVGSPWETWVSPKLRLQQLLLVWGLPGTPVLSYGDELLLQRRPINEELEPMPWEIAEGIKNGENDTEPLAALELCQALSSLRPRERSLLLGEAQAVSAGAAIAVLRRWDQSERFLLVLNPHGTQLKPFSIKREPQDPSLPSVATLRYSTGPVAAGNPELQLETLRVGGYEGLLLSFPYVRQ